One stretch of Deltaproteobacteria bacterium DNA includes these proteins:
- a CDS encoding ABC transporter ATP-binding protein has translation MAYFQVDKLVKYFGGLAAVNGVSFEVDQGQIFGLIGPNGSGKTTTFNMISGYFRPTSGRVLFQGREIHQLPTHKICHLGIGRTFQVVKPLGRMTVLDNVIAAAYSRVNTFREAREAALKTIDFCGLAPVRDVLAKALPIAGRKRLEIARAMATQPKILLLDETAAGLNPTELVEAIELIRKIRENGTTIVIIEHIMHVIMTISDRIHAINFGQTIA, from the coding sequence ATGGCGTACTTCCAGGTCGACAAGCTCGTGAAGTATTTCGGGGGTCTCGCTGCGGTCAACGGGGTGTCCTTCGAGGTGGACCAGGGGCAGATCTTCGGGCTCATCGGCCCCAACGGTTCCGGGAAGACGACGACCTTCAACATGATCAGCGGATACTTCCGCCCCACCTCGGGGAGGGTGCTCTTCCAGGGGAGGGAGATCCACCAGTTGCCGACGCACAAGATCTGCCACCTGGGCATCGGGCGGACCTTCCAGGTCGTCAAGCCCCTGGGGCGGATGACCGTCCTGGACAACGTGATCGCCGCGGCGTATTCCCGGGTAAATACGTTCCGCGAGGCAAGGGAGGCCGCGCTGAAAACGATCGATTTCTGCGGTCTCGCCCCGGTCAGGGACGTGCTGGCGAAGGCGCTGCCGATCGCCGGGCGCAAGCGGCTGGAGATCGCGAGGGCGATGGCCACGCAGCCGAAGATCCTGCTCCTCGACGAGACGGCGGCGGGGCTGAATCCGACCGAGCTCGTCGAGGCGATCGAGCTCATCCGGAAAATCCGGGAGAACGGCACCACCATCGTCATCATCGAGCACATCATGCACGTGATCATGACGATCTCCGACCGGATCCACGCGATCAACTTCGGCCAGACGATCGCCGA